From the Prunus dulcis chromosome 4, ALMONDv2, whole genome shotgun sequence genome, one window contains:
- the LOC117624113 gene encoding uncharacterized protein LOC117624113: MEDERQSFLSKHRAISGYIAHEGLELKNFDACLKWVFVDQSNVWRTGISWSIFFVLAIGVPLVSHFLLSCSDCDENHSRPYHIVSQLSLSLFSVLAFISLSCWTRKYGLRRFLFLDKLYDASEKVRHGYKQQFQNSMKLLCMIVFPCFAAECLYKIWWYVSGATELPYYGNIYLSNTILCTLELCSWLYRTTIFFLVCVLFRLICHLQILRLENFAQVFQKETEVELILMEHLKIRRNLRLMSHRFRLFILLSLIMVTASQLISLVMVTRSSAHVNIFKAGELALCSISLVISLFICLRSATKITHKAQSITGLAAKWHVCATIQSFDYTESETPMAPISSAQVFPFGADIESEDDEAAEDDDLDNTRLVPIYTQTISFQKRQALVKYLENNRAGITVFGFTVDRMWLHSIFAIQLALLLWLLNKTIG; encoded by the exons ATGGAAGACGAAAGGCAATCATTTCTATCAAAACACAGAGCAATCTCAGGCTACATAGCCCACGAAGGACTTGAATTGAAGAACTTCGATGCATGCCTCAAATGGGTTTTCGTGGATCAGTCCAATGTATGGAGGACTGGTATTTCATGGTCCATCTTCTTCGTTTTAGCCATTGGCGTGCCGCTTGTCTCACACTTTCTCCTCTCCTGCTCCGACTGCGATGAAAATCACAGCAGGCCTTACCATATAGTTTCTCAGTTATCACTTTCTTTATTCTCAGTGCTCGCATTCATCAGCCTCTCCTGCTGGACCCGCAAATATGGTTTGAGGAGGTTTCTCTTCCTTGACAAATTATATGACGCAAGTGAGAAGGTTCGCCATGGATATAAACAACAGTTTCAg AATTCAATGAAGCTCCTCTGCATGATCGTGTTCCCCTGTTTTGCAGCAGAGTGTCTCTACAAGATATGGTGGTATGTCTCGGGAGCAACCGAATTACCGTATTATGGGAACATCTATTTAAGCAACACGATTTTGTGTACGTTGGAGCTGTGTTCATGGCTTTATCGAACCACAATTTTCTTCCTGGTGTGCGTTCTGTTCCGGCTAATTTGCCATCTTCAAATACTGAGACTAGAAAATTTTGCCCAAGTTTTTCAAAAGGAGACCGAGGTTGAGTTAATCTTGATGGAGCACCTCAAGATCAGAAGGAACCTTCGGCTGATGAGCCATAGGTTTCGATTATTCATCTTGCTCTCTCTAATTATGGTCACAGCAAGTCAGCTCATTTCTCTGGTCATGGTTACTAGGTCTAGTGCTCATGTTAATATCTTCAAGGCTGGAGAGCTTGCG TTATGTTCCATTAGCCTAGTTATTAGTCTTTTCATTTGCCTGCGAAGTGCAACAAAAATAACACACAAAGCACAGTCGATAACGGGGCTTGCTGCAAAGTGGCATGTCTGCGCCACAATACAGTCTTTTGATTACACGGAAAGTGAGACTCCAATGGCTCCGATTTCTTCAGCTCAAGTGTTTCCTTTTGGTGCTGATATTGAATCAGAAGATGACGAAGCTGCAGAAGATGACGATTTGGACAACACCAGGCTGGTGCCAATTTACACTCAAACAATCTCATTCCAGAAAAGACAAGCTCTAG TGAAATATCTGGAGAATAATAGAGCAGGGATCACAGTGTTTGGGTTCACGGTGGATAGAATGTGGCTTCACTCTATTTTTGCAATTCAACTGGCCCTTCTGCTCTGGCTGCTCAACAAGACAATTg GGTAG
- the LOC117626355 gene encoding ubiquinol oxidase 4, chloroplastic/chromoplastic, whose protein sequence is MAAATLSSTVFAISTSCSSSSLKARNFKNLACSTFCSQNRIPYNPISARPSISRIRATILQEDEEKVIVEESFEFKASSPSDEVKSSSGGPSESSSSSTFEGWVIKCEQTINIFLTDTVIKILDTLYRDRDYARFFVLETIARVPYFAFMSVLHMYESFGWWRRADYLKVHFAESWNEMHHLLIMEELGGNAWWFDRFLAQHIAIFYYFMTAFMYIISPRMAYHFSECVEGHAFSTYDKFIKARGEDLKKLPAPEVAVKYYTSGDLYLFDEFQTSRAPNSRRPKIENLYDVFLNIRDDEAEHCKTMKACQTHGNLWSPHSRAEEEDDAPCVIPQTDCEGIVDCITKSLTTKPEN, encoded by the exons ATGGCAGCGGCGACTTTGTCTTCCACGGTGTTTGCAATCTCAACCTCCTGCTCTTCTTCGTCTCTCAAAGCAAGGAACTTCAAGAACTTAGCTTGCTCCACTTTTTGTTCTCAGAATCGTATTCCTTACAATCCCATTTCTGCTCGCCCATCAATTTCCAG AATTCGTGCAACTATTCtgcaagaagatgaagagaaagtGATAGTGGAGGAATCCTTTGAGTTCAAGGCTTCTTCTCCCTCAGATGAAGTGAAATCGAGCAGTGGGGGCCCATCAGAGAGTTCGTCTTCAAGTACTTTTGAGGGCTGGGTTATTAAATGTGAACAAACCATCAACATCTTCCTTACG GATACAGTCATAAAGATACTTGATACTCTGTACCGTGACCGAGATTATGCAAGGTTTTTTGTACTGGAAACCATTGCAAGGGTTCCTTACTTTG CCTTTATGTCTGTTTTGCATATGTATGAGAGTTTTGGCTGGTGGAGAAGAGCAGATTATCTGAAAGTGCATTTTGCTGAGAGCTGGAATGAGATGCACCACTTGCTTATCATGGAA GAATTGGGGGGAAATGCTTGGTGGTTTGACCGCTTTCTTGCTCAGCATATTGCGATcttctattattttatgaCGGCCTTTATGTATATAATAAGCCCAAGAATGGCAT ATCACTTCTCTGAATGTGTAGAGGGCCATGCATTTTCAACTTACGACAAGTTTATCAAGGCCAGAGGAG AGGATTTGAAAAAGTTGCCTGCTCCTGAGGTTGCTGTAAAATACTACACTAGCGGTGACTTGTACTTATTTG ATGAATTTCAAACTTCCAGAGCTCCCAATTCTCGAAGGCCAAAAATAG aGAATTTGTATGACGTGTTTCTGAACATAAGAGATGACGAAGCTGAACACTGTAAGACGATGAAGGCTTGCCAGACTCACGGGAACCTGTGGTCTCCTCATTCCCgtgcagaagaagaagatgacgcCCCGTGCGTCATTCCTCAAACAGACTGTGAAGGTATTGTAGACTGCATAACAAAATCCCTGACAACAAAGCCAGAAAATTGA
- the LOC117624586 gene encoding E3 ubiquitin-protein ligase COP1-like isoform X1 — MEDSSMGGALVPTVKGCEHLPGSATETASEKPDKDIMCPICMQIIKDAFLTACGHSFCYICILTHLRIKSDCPCCAHSLTTDLIFPNFLLDKLLKNALASRMAKTASPFEQLRRGLHQGCEMSIKELDGLLSLLEEKKRKMEQQESEMSMEIMLGFLHCLKNQKFEELNEIKADLQYIKEDITAVERRRLELCSWEQESSIKLKMLAPGDQQQHSNGIVCSTQHVQARMSCNDLQNKRSDVKAQGISKALQLNNDYGSSSDMQCVTTPGVASLARKRRVHSQFNHLEECYLQKRRNWYRQEERGANTMNIEGYNPGLEDFQSVLTSFTQYSRMRVIAELRHGDLFHSANIVSSIEFDRDDELFATAGVSRCIKVFEFSSVVNEPADIHCPVVEISTRSKLSCLSWNKYTKSHIASSDYEGIVSVWDVTTRQSVMEYEEHEKRAWSVDFSSIDPSMLVSGSDDCKVKIWCSKQEESVLNIDMKANICSVKYNPGSSFFVAVGSADHHIHYYDLRNISQPLHVFSGHRKAVSYVKFLSNNELASASTDSTLRLWDVKENLPLCTYRGHMNEKNFVGLSVNNEYIACGSETNEVFVYHKAISKPMVWHGSSDLGENDDDRGSFFISAVCWKRDSPMLLTANSRGTIKVLLLAA, encoded by the exons ATGGAAGACAGCTCAATGGGCGGTGCGCTAGTCCCCACCGTGAAAGGATGTGAACACTTACCAGGCTCCGCCACCGAAACGGCGTCGGAGAAGCCGGACAAGGACATTATGTGCCCGATATGCATGCAGATCATCAAAGACGCCTTCCTCACGGCTTGTGGCCACAGTTTCTGCTACATCTGCATTCTCACTCACCTCCGCATCAAGAGTGATTGCCCTTGCTGCGCTCACTCTCTCACCACAGACCTCATTTTCCCCAATTTCTTGCTCGACAAG TTGCTGAAAAATGCTTTGGCTTCTCGAATGGCGAAGACTGCATCTCCATTTGAACAACTTCGTCGGGGACTGCACCAG GGTTGCGAGATGTCGATTAAAGAGCTGGACGGACTGTTGTCTCTCCttgaagagaagaagagaaaaatggagCAGCAAGAATCTGAGATGAGCATGGAGATCATGCTTGGCTTCTTACATTGCCTGAAAAACCAAAAGTTTGAAGAGCTCAATGAG ATAAAGGCCGATCTTCAGTACATCAAGGAGGACATAACTGCGGTTGAGAGACGGAGACTAGAGCTGTGCAGCTGGGAACAGGAGAGCTCCATAAAGCTGAAAATGCTTGCTCCTGGTGATCAGCAGCAGCACAGCAATGGCATTGTCTGTAGCACGCAACACGTGCAAGCTCGGATGAGTTGTAATGATTTGCAGAACAAAAGATCTGATGTAAAGGCTCAAGGAATCTCCAAGGCACTCCAACTAAATAATGATTATGGCAGCAGCTCTGATATGCAGTGTGTGACAACACCAGGTGTAGCATCACTAGCAAGAAAAAGGCGAGTCCATTCACAG TTCAATCACCTAGAAGAGTGCTACTTGCAAAAGCGACGAAATTGGTACAGACAGGAAGAAAGGGGCGCAAACACTATGAATATAGAAGGTTATAATCCAGGCCTTGAAGATTTTCAATCTGTGCTTACAAGCTTTACACAATACAG TCGAATGAGAGTCATTGCTGAACTGAGGCATGGTGATCTTTTTCACTCTGCCAATATTGTGTCCAG TATAGAATTTGATCGTGATGATGAACTGTTTGCTACTGCTGGAGTTTCACGGTGCATaaaagtttttgaattttcctCG GTGGTTAATGAACCAGCAGATATCCACTGTCCTGTCGTAGAGATATCCACACGATCCAAACTTAGTTGCTTGAGCTGGAATAAGTACACTAAAAGCCATATTGCTAGTAGCGACTATGAGGGGATAGTAAGTGTTTGGGATGTAACTACTCGTCAG AGTGTGATGGAATATGAGGAGCATGAAAAGCGGGCTTGGAGTGTTGATTTTTCGTCTATTGATCCTTCAATGCTTGTATCCGGAAGCGATGACTGCAAG GTCAAAATTTGGTGCTCAAAGCAAGAAGAAAGTGTTCTTAACATCGACATGAAGGCAAATATTTGTTCTGTCAAGTATAATCCTGGATCCAGCTTTTTTGTGGCA GTTGGCTCTGCAGATCATCACATTCATTATTATGACTTGAGAAATATCAGCCAACCACTGCATGTCTTTAGTGGGCATAGGAAAGCTGTTTCATATGTGAAATTCTTGTCTAACAATGAACTTGCTTCTGCATCCACTGACAGCACATTGCGATTGTGGGATGTAAAGGAGAACTTGCCT TTGTGCACATATAGAGGCCACATGAATGAGAAGAATTTTGTGGGTCTCTCAGTAAATAACGAATATATTGCTTGCGGCAGCGAGACAAATGAAGTGTTCGTTTACCATAAG GCAATCTCAAAACCTATGGTTTGGCATGGCTCTTCAGATTTAGGCGAGAATGACGACGACAGAGGATCATTCTTTATCAGTGCTGTATGTTGGAAGAGGGATAGCCCAATGCTATTGACTGCAAACAGTCGAGGAACAATTAAAGTGCTTCTACTTGCAGCCTGA
- the LOC117624586 gene encoding E3 ubiquitin-protein ligase COP1-like isoform X2, with protein MLWLLEWRRLHLHLNNFVGDCTRQGCEMSIKELDGLLSLLEEKKRKMEQQESEMSMEIMLGFLHCLKNQKFEELNEIKADLQYIKEDITAVERRRLELCSWEQESSIKLKMLAPGDQQQHSNGIVCSTQHVQARMSCNDLQNKRSDVKAQGISKALQLNNDYGSSSDMQCVTTPGVASLARKRRVHSQFNHLEECYLQKRRNWYRQEERGANTMNIEGYNPGLEDFQSVLTSFTQYSRMRVIAELRHGDLFHSANIVSSIEFDRDDELFATAGVSRCIKVFEFSSVVNEPADIHCPVVEISTRSKLSCLSWNKYTKSHIASSDYEGIVSVWDVTTRQSVMEYEEHEKRAWSVDFSSIDPSMLVSGSDDCKVKIWCSKQEESVLNIDMKANICSVKYNPGSSFFVAVGSADHHIHYYDLRNISQPLHVFSGHRKAVSYVKFLSNNELASASTDSTLRLWDVKENLPLCTYRGHMNEKNFVGLSVNNEYIACGSETNEVFVYHKAISKPMVWHGSSDLGENDDDRGSFFISAVCWKRDSPMLLTANSRGTIKVLLLAA; from the exons ATGCTTTGGCTTCTCGAATGGCGAAGACTGCATCTCCATTTGAACAACTTCGTCGGGGACTGCACCAG ACAGGGTTGCGAGATGTCGATTAAAGAGCTGGACGGACTGTTGTCTCTCCttgaagagaagaagagaaaaatggagCAGCAAGAATCTGAGATGAGCATGGAGATCATGCTTGGCTTCTTACATTGCCTGAAAAACCAAAAGTTTGAAGAGCTCAATGAG ATAAAGGCCGATCTTCAGTACATCAAGGAGGACATAACTGCGGTTGAGAGACGGAGACTAGAGCTGTGCAGCTGGGAACAGGAGAGCTCCATAAAGCTGAAAATGCTTGCTCCTGGTGATCAGCAGCAGCACAGCAATGGCATTGTCTGTAGCACGCAACACGTGCAAGCTCGGATGAGTTGTAATGATTTGCAGAACAAAAGATCTGATGTAAAGGCTCAAGGAATCTCCAAGGCACTCCAACTAAATAATGATTATGGCAGCAGCTCTGATATGCAGTGTGTGACAACACCAGGTGTAGCATCACTAGCAAGAAAAAGGCGAGTCCATTCACAG TTCAATCACCTAGAAGAGTGCTACTTGCAAAAGCGACGAAATTGGTACAGACAGGAAGAAAGGGGCGCAAACACTATGAATATAGAAGGTTATAATCCAGGCCTTGAAGATTTTCAATCTGTGCTTACAAGCTTTACACAATACAG TCGAATGAGAGTCATTGCTGAACTGAGGCATGGTGATCTTTTTCACTCTGCCAATATTGTGTCCAG TATAGAATTTGATCGTGATGATGAACTGTTTGCTACTGCTGGAGTTTCACGGTGCATaaaagtttttgaattttcctCG GTGGTTAATGAACCAGCAGATATCCACTGTCCTGTCGTAGAGATATCCACACGATCCAAACTTAGTTGCTTGAGCTGGAATAAGTACACTAAAAGCCATATTGCTAGTAGCGACTATGAGGGGATAGTAAGTGTTTGGGATGTAACTACTCGTCAG AGTGTGATGGAATATGAGGAGCATGAAAAGCGGGCTTGGAGTGTTGATTTTTCGTCTATTGATCCTTCAATGCTTGTATCCGGAAGCGATGACTGCAAG GTCAAAATTTGGTGCTCAAAGCAAGAAGAAAGTGTTCTTAACATCGACATGAAGGCAAATATTTGTTCTGTCAAGTATAATCCTGGATCCAGCTTTTTTGTGGCA GTTGGCTCTGCAGATCATCACATTCATTATTATGACTTGAGAAATATCAGCCAACCACTGCATGTCTTTAGTGGGCATAGGAAAGCTGTTTCATATGTGAAATTCTTGTCTAACAATGAACTTGCTTCTGCATCCACTGACAGCACATTGCGATTGTGGGATGTAAAGGAGAACTTGCCT TTGTGCACATATAGAGGCCACATGAATGAGAAGAATTTTGTGGGTCTCTCAGTAAATAACGAATATATTGCTTGCGGCAGCGAGACAAATGAAGTGTTCGTTTACCATAAG GCAATCTCAAAACCTATGGTTTGGCATGGCTCTTCAGATTTAGGCGAGAATGACGACGACAGAGGATCATTCTTTATCAGTGCTGTATGTTGGAAGAGGGATAGCCCAATGCTATTGACTGCAAACAGTCGAGGAACAATTAAAGTGCTTCTACTTGCAGCCTGA
- the LOC117626443 gene encoding tyrosine-protein phosphatase DSP1-like — protein MKIANGDREVCVASPAAKAPSVGDEKEREADAFVPPLNFAMVDNGVFRSGFPHSANFSFLKSLGLRSVIYLCPEPYPEENEEFLKENGIRLFQFGMDGSQEHFVKIPEHAIREALKVVLDVRNHPLLIHCKRGKHRTGCLVGCVRRLQKWCLTSIFDEYQRFAAAKARVSDQRFIELFDISSVEHLPMSFSCSKRIV, from the exons ATGAAAATAGCCAATGGGGATCGGGAGGTGTGCGTGGCCTCGCCTGCGGCTAAAGCTCCGTCGGTCGGAgatgagaaagagagggaggcAGACGCATTCGTGCCACCTCTAAACTTTGCGATGGTCGACAATGGCGTGTTTAGGTCCGGTTTCCCTCATTCTGCCAATTTCAGCTTTTTGAAATCCCTAGGCCTACGTTCCGTTAT ATACTTGTGCCCGGAGCCGTATCCGGAGGAGAACGAAgagtttttgaaagaaaatgggATTAGGCTTTTCCAGTTTGGGATGGATGGCTCTCAg GAACATTTTGTGAAAATTCCGGAGCATGCAATTCGTGAAGCATTAAAAGTAGTCCTCG ATGTAAGGAATCACCCGCTCCTGATTCATTGCAAACGAGGGAAG CACCGGACAGGCTGCCTTGTTGGATGCGTAAGAAGGTTGCAAAAATGGTGCCTGACCTCAATCTTCGACGAGTACCAGAGGTTTGCAGCTGCAAAAGCTAGAGTTTCAGATCAAAGGTTCATCGAATTGTTTGATATTTCTAGCGTCGAACACTTGCCAATGTCATTTTCGTGTTCAAAAAGGATAGTGTAG
- the LOC117625716 gene encoding protein CLMP1 yields MGKSGGRKKKGASNQVSIDGNSSPMANGGVDLDSSIFLKRAQELKEEGNKRFQSKDYVGALEQYDNALKLTPKIHPDRAIFHSNRAACLMQMKPIDYETVVAECTMALQAQPRYVRALLRRARAFEAIGKYEMAMQDVQVLLGADPNHRDALEIAQRLRTALGPRQEAQQDLQSRPSPAALGASAVRGAPIAGLGPCLPARPAAKKAAASAGGSGLSQINRPDKPQTVLPAENGPEPKTQMPKLVLKPTNASSKSPNPSKANQKEPSSVSLSIHEQRSEAANRWRPLKLVYDHDIRLSQMPVNCTFRVLREVVTKRFPSSKSVLIKYKDNDGDLVTITSTAELRLAESCADRVIPEDPEIDKADSIGMLRLHIVDVTPEQEPPLLEEEEEKAAENEGIKEDESNSNSSLSESVLEAGGYETDKAEKEAQKEKPEASEDPECKELEMDDWLFEFSQLFRSHVGIDPDAHIDLHELGMELCSEALEETVTSEEAQGLFDKAASKFQEVAALAFFNWGNVYMCAARKRIPLDESAGKEVVESQLQTAYDWVKEKYSLAREKYEEALSIKPDFYEGLLALGQQQFEMAKLHWSFALAKKIDLSSCDSTEMLNLFDSAEEKMKVATEMWEKLEEQRAKELKDPSASKREELLKKRKKQGSGNEGESSGASGQGEISADEAAEQAAVMRSQIHLFWGNMLFERSQVECKLGLDGWKKNLDAAVERFKLAGASEADISLVLKNHFSNGDGVEGDGKKVQNLGSDVPVKANKDNEILSGK; encoded by the coding sequence ATGGGGAAATCAGGGGGCAGAAAGAAGAAGGGAGCTTCAAACCAAGTTTCTATTGATGGAAATTCATCTCCAATGGCTAATGGTGGTGTTGATTTGGACTCTTCAATCTTTTTGAAAAGAGCACAAGAGCTCAAAGAAGAAGGGAACAAGAGATTTCAGAGTAAGGACTATGTGGGTGCTCTTGAGCAGTATGATAATGCTCTTAAACTCACTCCTAAGATTCACCCGGACAGGGCGATTTTTCATAGCAATAGAGCCGCTTGTTTGATGCAAATGAAGCCTATAGATTATGAAACTGTAGTTGCTGAATGCACCATGGCGCTTCAGGCTCAGCCCCGGTATGTCCGGGCTCTCCTTCGGAGGGCTCGGGCATTTGAGGCGATAGGGAAGTATGAAATGGCAATGCAGGATGTTCAGGTGTTATTGGGGGCTGACCCAAATCACCGGGATGCTTTGGAGATTGCCCAGCGGTTGCGGACAGCACTTGGGCCTCGTCAGGAGGCTCAGCAGGACCTCCAGAGCCGCCCGTCTCCTGCTGCCCTTGGGGCTTCCGCAGTTCGCGGTGCTCCAATTGCTGGGCTGGGGCCTTGTTTACCAGCCCGGCCAGCAGCAAAGAAGGCAGCTGCTTCGGCTGGGGGTTCTGGTTTATCCCAAATTAACAGGCCAGATAAGCCACAAACAGTTCTGCCGGCTGAGAATGGACCTGAGCCCAAAACCCAGATGCCAAAACTTGTATTGAAGCCTACAAATGCTTCTTCAAAATCTCCTAATCCAAGTAAGGCTAACCAGAAGGAGCCATCATCAGTTTCATTGTCCATTCATGAGCAGCGTTCTGAGGCTGCAAATCGATGGAGACCATTGAAGCTTGTTTATGATCACGACATAAGGCTTTCCCAAATGCCCGTTAATTGCACTTTCAGAGTGTTAAGGGAAGTTGTAACTAAACGCTTTCCATCATCAAAGTCAGTTTTGATCAAGTATAAGGATAATGATGGTGATTTGGTGACTATAACCTCTACAGCTGAACTTAGGTTGGCTGAGTCTTGTGCAGACAGGGTCATTCCAGAAGACCCTGAAATAGATAAAGCTGACTCGATTGGAATGTTGAGATTGCATATTGTGGACGTGACTCCTGAGCAGGAACCAcctttgttggaagaagaggaggaaaaaGCTGCCGAAAACGAGGGGATCAAGGAAGATGAAAGCAATTCTAATTCATCACTTAGTGAATCTGTTTTGGAAGCTGGTGGTTATGAAACTGATAAGGCGGAGAAAGAAGCTCAAAAGGAGAAACCAGAAGCCTCAGAAGATCCTGAGTGCAAGGAATTGGAAATGGATGATTGGTTGTTTGAGTTTTCTCAGCTTTTCCGCAGCCATGTCGGTATTGATCCAGATGCTCACATTGATTTGCATGAGCTTGGAATGGAGCTTTGTTCCGAGGCCCTTGAAGAGACAGTAACTAGTGAAGAAGCTCAGGGTCTTTTTGACAAGGCTGCCTCAAAGTTCCAGGAGGTGGCTGCATTGGCTTTCTTTAATTGGGGAAATGTTTATATGTGTGCGGCAAGGAAAAGGATTCCCTTAGATGAGTCTGCTGGAAAGGAGGTAGTGGAATCACAGCTTCAAACGGCTTATGACTGGGTCAAGGAAAAATATTCCTTGGCCAGAGAGAAATATGAGGAGGCACTGTCGATCAAGCCAGACTTTTATGAGGGGCTGCTGGCCCTGGGGCAGCAGCAATTTGAAATGGCCAAACTTCATTGGTCATTTGCACTTGCTAAGAAAATAGATCTCTCAAGTTGTGATTCCACAGAAATGCTGAACCTTTTTGACAGTGCAGAGGAGAAGATGAAAGTTGCCACTGAGATGTGGGAGAAGCTGGAGGAGCAGAGAGCAAAGGAACTAAAGGATCCAAGTGCAAGCAAAAGAGAagaattgttgaaaaaaaggaaaaaacaaggAAGCGGTAACGAAGGAGAGTCCTCTGGAGCATCTGGTCAGGGTGAGATTTCGGCAGATGAAGCAGCAGAACAGGCAGCTGTTATGAGATCACAGATCCATCTTTTCTGGGGTAACATGCTTTTTGAGCGATCTCAGGTTGAATGCAAATTGGGGCTGGATGGTTGGAAGAAAAACCTGGATGCTGCTGTCGAGCGCTTTAAGCTTGCTGGAGCTTCTGAGGCTGACATTTCTTTGGTTCTGAAGAACCATTTCTCCAATGGCGATGGAGTTGAGGGAGATGGGAAAAAGGTTCAGAATTTAGGCAGTGATGTACCCGTTAAAGCCAATAAAGACAATGAGATTCTTTCAGGGAAGTga
- the LOC117624545 gene encoding 1-aminocyclopropane-1-carboxylate oxidase 1 has translation METFPVVDLSQINGEKREATMEKINDACENWGFFELVNHGISHELMDTVEKLTKEHYKKCMEQRFKEMVASKGLEAVQSEIHDLDWESTFFLRHLPVSNISQIPDLDEDYRKVMKEFAVELEKLAEQLLDLLCENLGLEKGYLKKAFYGSKGPNFGTKVSNYPPCPKPDLIKGLRAHTDAGGIILLFQDDKVSGLQLLKDGQWIDVPPMHHSIVINLGDQLEVITNGKYKSVMHRVIAQPYGTRMSIASFYNPGDDAFICPAPALLEKETENISAYPKFVFDDYMKLYSGLKFQAKEPRFEAMKAMESTVNLDPVATV, from the exons ATGGAGACTTTCCCAGTTGTTGACTTGAGCCAAATTAATGGTGAAAAGAGAGAAGCTACCATGGAGAAGATAAATGATGCTTGTGAGAATTGGGGTTTCTTTGAG tTGGTGAACCATGGGATATCTCATGAGCTGATGGATACTGTGGAGAAGCTGACAAAGGAGCACTACAAAAAGTGCATGGAGCAAAGGTTTAAGGAAATGGTCGCAAGCAAAGGCCTTGAAGCTGTCCAGTCTGAAATCCATGACTTGGACTGGGAAAGCACCTTCTTCTTGCGCCACCTTCCTGTCTCTAACATATCCCAAATCCCTGACCTTGATGAAGATTACAGGAAGGTCATGAAAGAATTTGCAGTGGAATTAGAGAAACTAGCTGAGCAACTTCTGGACTTGCTGTGTGAGAATCTTGGGTTGGAGAAGGGTTATCTGAAGAAGGCTTTCTATGGATCAAAGGGACCAAACTTCGGGACAAAGGTCAGCAACTACCCTCCTTGCCCCAAACCAGACCTGATCAAGGGCCTCCGGGCCCACACCGATGCAGGTGGCATCATCCTACTCTTCCAAGATGACAAGGTCAGCGGCCTTCAGCTCCTCAAGGATGGTCAATGGATTGATGTTCCTCCAATGCACCACTCCATTGTCATCAACTTAGGTGATCAACTTGAG GTGATCACTAATGGGAAATACAAGAGTGTGATGCACCGCGTGATAGCGCAGCCGTATGGTACCAGAATGTCCATAGCCTCATTCTACAACCCAGGTGATGATGCTTTTATCTGCCCAGCACCAGCATTGCTGGAAAAAGAAACTGAGAATATCTCAGCCTACCccaaatttgtgtttgatgatTACATGAAGCTCTATTCTGGCCTCAAATTCCAAGCCAAGGAACCAAGATTTGAAGCCATGAAGGCCATGGAATCCACCGTTAATTTGGACCCTGTTGCAACTGTCTGA
- the LOC117624550 gene encoding putative E3 ubiquitin-protein ligase XBAT35 yields the protein MDDTDGARDGRRTFKQRLRLNGFGCCGAAWVFGRTAAISVRDGDEDDQEPQNHHLPLPPPQRVVSVVGPAQPVNNWDQDCVGPISTGSGMNLAAALAAERQFRAPQESDGGGSVVGPAGDGSAVATAPGTPTRVSLMRLLEETEVDGCDTFGGATTESDKAEGGMGNDTVCCVCMSRKKGAAFIPCGHTFCRVCSREVWLNRGSCPLCNRSILEILDIF from the coding sequence ATGGACGATACGGATGGAGCGAGAGACGGGAGGAGGACCTTCAAGCAACGGCTCAGATTGAATGGGTTTGGCTGCTGTGGGGCCGCCTGGGTTTTTGGACGAACGGCGGCGATAAGCGTAAGAGATGGCGATGAGGACGACCAAGAACCACAAAACCATCAtctaccactaccaccaccacaacgAGTTGTAAGTGTGGTGGGCCCGGCTCAACCGGTCAACAATTGGGATCAGGATTGCGTGGGTCCGATTTCGACCGGGTCGGGCATGAACTTGGCTGCCGCCTTAGCAGCCGAGCGTCAGTTTCGGGCACCGCAAGAATCGGACGGAGGAGGGTCGGTGGTGGGGCCCGCGGGTGACGGAAGTGCAGTAGCAACGGCACCTGGCACGCCGACGAGAGTGTCGTTGATGAGATTGCTGGAGGAAACGGAAGTGGACGGCTGTGATACGTTTGGAGGTGCGACGACAGAGAGCGACAAAGCAGAGGGAGGGATGGGCAATGATACGGTGTGCTGCGTGTGCATGAGCAGGAAGAAAGGTGCAGCTTTCATCCCATGTGGGCACACCTTTTGCAGAGTGTGTTCGAGGGAGGTGTGGTTGAATCGAGGGTCTTGTCCCCTCTGCAACCGTTCGATCCTCGAGATCCTCGATATATTCTAA